A DNA window from Boseongicola sp. contains the following coding sequences:
- a CDS encoding SRPBCC family protein has protein sequence MKFATHEDIDAPIQTVFDSATDFDGFERQMLRRGIDVAHDEALPPPMPGARWRISLPWRNRTYEIDADLLSVDEGVGYAIEAKSGGVNGLAVVDLVALSKSRTRLFVSLDLRASSFGSRLLLQSLRLTKSSLTKRFNARIHAFSRSVPTDD, from the coding sequence ATGAAGTTTGCGACCCACGAAGATATCGACGCACCGATCCAGACAGTATTCGACTCTGCCACGGATTTTGACGGTTTTGAACGGCAAATGCTGCGGCGAGGGATTGATGTGGCTCATGACGAGGCGCTGCCGCCGCCCATGCCCGGTGCGCGCTGGCGCATTTCATTGCCATGGCGAAATCGGACCTATGAGATAGATGCCGATCTTCTGTCAGTAGATGAGGGTGTTGGTTATGCTATCGAGGCCAAATCAGGTGGCGTAAATGGCTTGGCCGTTGTGGATCTCGTGGCCTTGTCGAAATCGCGGACGCGGTTGTTTGTTTCGCTTGATCTGCGCGCGTCCAGCTTTGGGTCCAGGTTGTTGCTGCAATCGCTCAGGCTGACCAAGTCGTCACTGACGAAACGGTTCAATGCGCGCATTCATGCGTTCAGCAGATCGGTTCCGACTGACGACTAA
- a CDS encoding glycosyl transferase codes for MAQIAYILLCHKDPDAIIAQAERLTATGDKVAIHFDARSPRSDFEMLQAALSTNSNVVFSRKRHRCGWGEWSLVGATLSALDTALAAYPKVTHFYMLSGDCLPIKTSQYVHDYLDENDADFIESFDFFESDWIKTGFKEERLIYRHWFNERSQANRFYAAFNLQKRLGLKRRIPADLQIMIGSQWWCLRRRTVEAVVEFIRRRPDVLKFFKTTWIPDETFFQTLVSHLVPETEIKRRTPTFLMFTDYGMPVTFYNDHFDLLLAQDFLFARKISPEAQDLKKRLGALYAETGRDFKVSHEGRRLYDFLTGRGRIGERFAPRFWEKDATIGRERELMIVTCKKWHVAKRLLDRVGTVSNLPSIEYLFDEEATPLPDLGGIQATLEKRTRHRRALMRMLFDYYETDRLMICLDPSNLELFRDFYNDRSETRLLEIECQYSDDYLVGHSKRVGLAGEATPDDAFRTLLPTIRNDVFHESEKIRDENFPSFYRIREKVSAEENAGPLAKFLGIEREKALEIARTDYLFID; via the coding sequence ATGGCGCAGATCGCCTATATCCTTCTCTGTCACAAAGACCCGGATGCGATTATTGCGCAAGCCGAACGGCTGACTGCGACCGGTGACAAGGTGGCAATACACTTTGATGCGCGCTCGCCCCGGTCTGATTTTGAGATGCTGCAGGCTGCACTAAGCACGAACTCGAATGTGGTTTTTTCCAGAAAGCGTCACAGATGCGGATGGGGAGAATGGAGCTTGGTCGGTGCGACGCTGAGCGCGCTGGACACCGCGTTGGCGGCGTATCCAAAGGTTACGCATTTTTACATGCTTTCGGGGGATTGTCTGCCCATTAAGACCTCGCAGTACGTTCACGATTATCTGGATGAGAATGACGCCGATTTCATTGAGAGTTTTGACTTTTTCGAAAGCGACTGGATCAAGACAGGCTTCAAAGAAGAGAGGTTGATTTACCGTCATTGGTTTAATGAACGTTCGCAGGCCAATCGGTTTTATGCGGCCTTTAATCTTCAGAAAAGGCTGGGATTGAAACGGCGCATACCGGCCGATCTGCAGATCATGATCGGAAGCCAATGGTGGTGCCTGAGACGTCGGACGGTTGAAGCCGTGGTGGAATTCATACGTCGGCGGCCGGATGTGTTGAAGTTTTTCAAGACAACGTGGATTCCAGACGAGACTTTTTTCCAGACGCTGGTGAGTCATCTGGTGCCGGAAACCGAAATCAAACGGCGAACTCCGACTTTTCTAATGTTTACAGATTACGGAATGCCAGTGACGTTTTATAACGACCATTTCGATTTGCTGCTGGCGCAAGACTTTCTGTTTGCACGAAAAATCAGTCCCGAAGCGCAGGACTTAAAAAAGCGACTTGGGGCGCTTTATGCGGAGACCGGTCGTGACTTCAAAGTGTCGCACGAGGGGCGGCGGCTGTACGATTTTTTGACGGGGCGCGGTCGTATTGGCGAGCGGTTTGCTCCGCGGTTCTGGGAGAAGGATGCGACCATCGGGCGCGAGCGCGAACTGATGATCGTGACGTGCAAGAAATGGCACGTGGCCAAGCGTCTTCTGGACCGGGTTGGGACGGTGTCGAACCTGCCTTCGATTGAGTATCTGTTCGACGAAGAAGCGACGCCTTTGCCGGACCTTGGCGGTATTCAGGCGACCTTGGAAAAGCGCACCCGGCACCGCCGCGCGTTGATGCGGATGCTGTTCGATTACTATGAAACCGACCGGTTGATGATCTGCTTAGATCCTTCAAATCTTGAGCTTTTCCGGGATTTTTACAACGACCGCAGCGAGACTCGTTTGCTGGAGATCGAGTGCCAGTATTCAGACGATTATCTGGTGGGTCATTCCAAGCGCGTGGGGCTTGCTGGCGAGGCGACTCCGGACGATGCGTTTCGGACTTTGTTGCCGACGATCCGCAATGATGTCTTTCATGAGAGCGAGAAAATTCGGGATGAGAATTTTCCAAGTTTCTATCGCATTCGTGAAAAAGTCAGTGCCGAGGAAAATGCTGGTCCTTTGGCGAAATTCCTGGGCATTGAGCGTGAGAAAGCGCTGGAGATTGCCCGCACCGATTACCTGTTTATAGACTGA
- a CDS encoding HIT domain-containing protein — protein sequence MAYAYDDANIFAMILRGDIPNNTVAETELTLAFRDINPQAPVHILLIPKGKYVTADDFAANAKAEEIADFWRVFAGVISAEGLGAEGDGYRVISNAGEHGLQDVPHFHLHLLAGHRLGPLLAR from the coding sequence ATGGCTTACGCCTATGATGACGCCAATATTTTCGCGATGATCCTGCGCGGGGACATCCCAAACAACACCGTTGCCGAAACCGAGCTCACGCTTGCTTTTCGCGACATCAACCCGCAGGCGCCAGTGCATATCTTGCTGATACCCAAGGGAAAATATGTGACGGCTGATGACTTTGCCGCGAATGCAAAGGCCGAAGAAATTGCGGATTTCTGGCGTGTGTTCGCCGGGGTTATTTCGGCTGAAGGGTTGGGTGCTGAGGGCGATGGGTATCGCGTAATTTCGAACGCGGGCGAGCATGGCTTGCAGGACGTGCCGCATTTCCATCTGCATTTGCTGGCCGGTCACCGGTTGGGGCCGTTGTTGGCGCGGTAA
- a CDS encoding ubiquinone biosynthesis methyltransferase UbiE, which yields MQTTSRDDRTAFIIKWAASIIQILGYAATGFGLTPWNIYFSLVGVVGWFIVGYMWKDRALMLIHLVAFGAMIAGMASA from the coding sequence ATGCAAACCACCAGTCGCGACGACAGAACCGCATTCATCATCAAATGGGCCGCATCAATCATCCAAATTCTTGGCTATGCTGCCACTGGGTTTGGGTTAACACCTTGGAATATATACTTTTCCCTAGTCGGTGTCGTGGGCTGGTTCATCGTCGGCTACATGTGGAAAGACCGCGCCCTGATGTTGATCCACCTCGTCGCGTTCGGGGCCATGATCGCCGGAATGGCCAGCGCCTGA
- a CDS encoding LysR family transcriptional regulator, with amino-acid sequence MLQLPPLNGLRAFEAAGRHLNFRAAAEELGVTQGAVAQQVRGLEAVLGLRLFDRHARGLSFTGEGRGYHAAVADAFQGLSAATAALKPGSEAVTISVTPTFAAKWLLPHLPELSNKAPEIDLRVMATEGVMSFRADGIDLAVRQGQPPFGASLEAHLLFRNRIVAVAAPGLLDGLGGGGLVGALEKVPLVHDVHDLWPAFYRSVLRHEAPARRAGPRFSQTSLAMDAALAGQGVALVPQFLARRDIDEGRLVQVTEEALEGPGDFYLLAQRPVRDGGAIAKVLGWMTAAAEVE; translated from the coding sequence ATGTTGCAGCTGCCACCGCTGAACGGGTTGCGGGCTTTTGAGGCCGCAGGTCGGCATCTGAATTTTCGGGCAGCGGCCGAAGAACTGGGTGTCACGCAAGGCGCTGTGGCGCAGCAGGTGCGAGGGCTGGAAGCGGTTCTGGGCCTGCGGTTGTTTGATCGGCACGCGCGTGGGTTGTCGTTTACCGGGGAAGGGCGCGGGTATCATGCGGCAGTTGCGGATGCGTTCCAGGGATTGAGTGCGGCCACGGCGGCATTGAAGCCGGGTAGTGAAGCCGTGACCATCAGTGTCACTCCGACGTTTGCGGCAAAGTGGCTGTTGCCGCATTTGCCTGAGCTGTCGAACAAGGCCCCCGAGATTGATCTGCGAGTGATGGCCACGGAAGGGGTGATGAGCTTTCGCGCCGATGGCATTGATTTGGCCGTGCGGCAGGGGCAGCCGCCGTTCGGGGCAAGTCTTGAAGCGCATCTTCTGTTTCGAAACCGGATCGTCGCGGTGGCTGCGCCGGGATTGCTGGACGGATTGGGTGGCGGTGGGCTGGTCGGTGCTTTGGAAAAAGTGCCGTTGGTGCATGATGTGCATGACCTGTGGCCAGCGTTTTATCGAAGCGTTTTGCGCCACGAAGCGCCGGCGCGACGGGCGGGACCGCGATTTAGCCAGACGTCACTGGCGATGGACGCTGCACTTGCCGGGCAGGGCGTTGCGCTGGTTCCGCAGTTCCTGGCGCGCCGGGATATCGATGAGGGAAGATTGGTGCAGGTGACAGAAGAGGCCCTGGAGGGGCCGGGGGATTTCTATCTGCTGGCGCAACGGCCGGTGCGTGATGGGGGTGCGATTGCGAAGGTTTTGGGGTGGATGACGGCGGCAGCGGAGGTGGAGTGA
- a CDS encoding DUF4440 domain-containing protein, with protein sequence MSDIDTVKALDAAIIEGINAKDADKATAPYAEDGAIMPPGAPTMSGHDAIRSYWQAAIDGGLSDVVASPTAAEVNGDSAVTMGTLAASMGGQGLSGKYILYFRNGDDGWKVQRDIWNFDA encoded by the coding sequence ATGTCTGATATTGATACCGTTAAAGCGCTCGACGCGGCCATTATCGAGGGGATCAACGCGAAAGACGCGGACAAGGCCACCGCGCCCTATGCCGAAGACGGAGCGATCATGCCGCCCGGTGCGCCGACGATGTCGGGCCATGATGCCATCCGCAGCTATTGGCAGGCAGCAATAGATGGTGGCCTGAGCGATGTCGTGGCTAGCCCGACTGCCGCCGAGGTCAACGGAGATTCTGCCGTTACAATGGGAACGCTCGCCGCCTCTATGGGAGGACAGGGGCTGTCTGGGAAATACATTTTGTATTTCCGCAATGGCGACGATGGCTGGAAAGTCCAACGCGACATCTGGAACTTCGACGCATAA